A DNA window from Ipomoea triloba cultivar NCNSP0323 chromosome 10, ASM357664v1 contains the following coding sequences:
- the LOC116032908 gene encoding WRKY transcription factor 22-like, producing MMMAQSVGGCRLEDGALQAVVHGSSTRDSAAAAAGFGAFDGRVSPDEDFGVFEDVVGSEMTRIWNSDELEELYKPFYNPVVCASSPVCFPKEVNEQQAVELQDDYQMQPPAAPPATAVYVPKYKRRKSEHKRVVLQVPLEELSDDKWAWRKYGQKPIKGSPYPRSYYRCSSSKGCLARKQVERSCSEPGMFIVTYTAEHCHSQPTRRNSLAGTIRNKFPTPAASKKPQDNYSSEDPPASFMSPAFSSSVVSPATVKEEEKNEYNINNVKYDVEDDFFAGLDDLDGLISHFSSACDQSFLYS from the exons ATGATGATGGCTCAGTCCGTTGGTGGATGCCGCCTTGAAGACGGAGCCTTACAAGCCGTCGTTCATGGATCCTCAACCCGTgattccgccgccgccgccgctggtTTCGGAGCGTTTGACGGTCGTGTGTCGCCGGACGAGGATTTCGGGGTGTTTGAGGATGTTGTCGGGTCGGAGATGACTAGGATTTGGAACAGTGATGAACTGGAAGAGCTTTACAAGCCATTCTACAACCCAGTAGTCTGTGCTTCTTCGCCCGTTTGTTTCCCTAAAGAAGTCAACGAACAACAGGCGGTGGAATTACAAGATGATTATCAGATGCAGCCGCCGGCTGCTCCTCCGGCGACGGCGGTTTATGTGCCTAAATATAAAAGAAG GAAAAGTGAGCATAAAAGAGTGGTGCTTCAGGTACCACTTGAAGAGCTTTCTGATGATAAGTGGGCTTGGCGAAAATATGGCCAAAAACCTATCAAAGGTTCACCATATCCAAG GAGCTATTACCGGTGTAGCAGCTCAAAAGGTTGTCTGGCGAGGAAACAAGTGGAGAGAAGCTGTAGCGAACCTGGGATGTTCATCGTAACCTACACGGCGGAGCACTGCCACAGCCAGCCGACCCGCCGGAATTCGCTAGCCGGGACCATCAGGAACAAGTTTCCTACGCCGGCGGCCTCAAAAAAACCCCAAGATAATTATTCAAGTGAAGACCCTCCGGCATCATTCATGTCGCCGGCGTTTTCGTCGTCGGTTGTTTCTCCGGCGACGGTAAAAGAGGAGGAGAAAAATGAgtacaatattaataatgtgaAATACGACGTGGAGGATGATTTCTTTGCTGGGTTAGATGATCTTGATGGACTTATTTCTCACTTTTCTTCTGCCTGTGATCAATCTTTTCTCTATAGCTAG